The Bradyrhizobium ottawaense genome window below encodes:
- a CDS encoding tripartite tricarboxylate transporter substrate binding protein BugD translates to MTFIRALTSACAAALASLCTFAAPADAQTYPTRSITMIVPFAAGGPTDVISRIVTGHMAQTLGQSIIIENVVGAGGTTATTRAARAANDGYTLITGHMGTHAASVPLYPKLAYHPEKDFEPIALLAGTPILILARKDFPPKDLKEFVAYVKANAEKVNAAHAGVGSVSHVSCELLHSILDIKPVGVPFNGTGPAMNALVAGQVDYMCDQIVNAVPQINAGTIKAYAIATPERNPSLPNVPTTAEAGLPKFQAQAWNAMFAPKGTSPAILASLNAAANKALDDETVKKRLLELGSVIPGPAERTPEALATLVKNEIAKWTPVLKPAT, encoded by the coding sequence ATGACCTTCATTCGCGCGCTCACGAGCGCATGTGCCGCAGCGCTCGCCTCGCTGTGCACTTTTGCTGCGCCGGCCGATGCGCAGACTTATCCGACGCGCAGCATCACCATGATCGTACCGTTCGCGGCTGGCGGACCGACTGACGTGATCTCGCGCATCGTCACCGGGCATATGGCGCAGACGCTGGGACAGAGCATCATCATCGAGAACGTGGTCGGCGCCGGCGGCACCACCGCAACCACCCGCGCCGCGCGCGCGGCCAATGACGGCTATACGCTCATCACCGGGCATATGGGCACGCATGCCGCCTCCGTGCCGCTCTATCCCAAGCTCGCCTATCATCCCGAGAAGGACTTCGAGCCGATCGCGCTGCTCGCGGGTACCCCGATCCTGATCCTCGCGCGCAAGGACTTTCCGCCGAAGGATTTGAAGGAGTTCGTGGCCTATGTGAAGGCCAACGCCGAGAAGGTGAACGCTGCCCATGCCGGCGTCGGCTCGGTCTCGCACGTCTCCTGCGAGCTGCTGCACTCGATCCTCGACATCAAGCCGGTCGGGGTCCCCTTCAACGGCACGGGACCTGCGATGAACGCGCTGGTGGCGGGGCAGGTCGACTACATGTGCGACCAGATCGTCAATGCCGTGCCGCAGATCAATGCCGGCACCATCAAGGCCTATGCGATCGCAACGCCGGAGCGCAATCCGTCGCTTCCGAACGTGCCGACGACGGCAGAAGCGGGCCTGCCGAAATTCCAGGCCCAGGCCTGGAATGCGATGTTCGCGCCCAAGGGAACCTCGCCGGCGATCCTGGCCAGCCTAAACGCTGCGGCCAACAAGGCGCTCGACGACGAGACCGTGAAGAAGCGCCTGCTCGAGCTCGGCAGCGTCATCCCGGGTCCCGCGGAGCGGACGCCGGAGGCGCTGGCCACCCTCGTGAAGAACGAAATCGCGAAATGGACCCCGGTGCTGAAGCCGGCAACTTAG
- a CDS encoding thymidylate synthase, whose amino-acid sequence MHQYQDLLERILSDGAEKTDRTGTGTLSVFGHQMRFNLSAGFPMLTTKRLPLKAIIHELLWFLKGDTNIKYLRDNGVTIWDEWADANGDLGPVYGHQWRAWPAPDGRSIDQIANVVDMIKRNPDSRRLIVSAWNPAEVDKMALPPCHCLFQFYVAGGKLSCQLYQRSADVFLGVPFNIASYALLTMMVAQVTGLKPGDFVHSFGDTHLYSNHLEQARLQLTRAPRALPVMRINPDVKDIFSFRFEDFELVGYDPHPHIKAEVAV is encoded by the coding sequence ATGCACCAGTATCAGGACCTGCTCGAGCGGATTCTTTCAGACGGCGCCGAAAAGACCGACCGGACCGGCACCGGTACGCTCTCGGTGTTCGGTCATCAGATGCGCTTCAATCTGTCGGCCGGCTTCCCGATGCTGACCACCAAGCGGCTGCCGCTGAAGGCGATCATCCACGAGCTGCTGTGGTTCCTGAAGGGCGACACCAACATCAAATATCTCAGGGACAACGGCGTCACCATCTGGGACGAATGGGCGGACGCCAATGGCGATCTCGGCCCGGTGTATGGTCATCAATGGCGCGCCTGGCCGGCGCCTGACGGCCGCAGCATCGACCAGATTGCGAACGTGGTCGACATGATCAAGCGCAATCCGGACTCGCGCCGCCTGATCGTCTCGGCGTGGAATCCAGCCGAAGTCGACAAGATGGCGCTGCCGCCATGCCATTGTCTGTTCCAGTTCTACGTCGCAGGCGGCAAGCTGTCCTGCCAGCTCTATCAGCGCTCGGCCGACGTCTTCCTCGGCGTGCCCTTCAACATCGCCTCCTATGCGCTGCTGACCATGATGGTGGCGCAGGTCACCGGCCTGAAGCCCGGCGACTTCGTGCATTCGTTCGGCGATACCCATCTCTATTCCAACCATCTGGAGCAGGCCCGGCTTCAGCTCACGCGCGCGCCGCGCGCGCTGCCGGTGATGCGGATCAATCCCGATGTGAAGGACATCTTCTCCTTCCGCTTTGAGGATTTCGAGCTCGTCGGCTACGACCCTCATCCGCACATCAAGGCGGAAGTCGCGGTTTAG
- a CDS encoding GNAT family N-acetyltransferase, translated as MSLNIRRVRPGEAGLVLAFIRELAEYEKLLHEVEATEADIADALFGERPQLYCAIAEWDGDPVGFAVWFANFSTFSGRHGIYLEDLYVRPSHRGRGLGKALLVHLAKECVENGWSRLQWAVLDWNAPSIAFYKSLGAVMMEDWTLCRVTGPALTRLAGSAP; from the coding sequence ATGTCGCTCAACATCCGCCGTGTGCGCCCGGGCGAAGCCGGGCTCGTTCTCGCTTTCATCCGAGAACTCGCCGAATACGAAAAGCTCTTGCACGAGGTCGAGGCGACCGAGGCCGACATCGCTGACGCGCTGTTCGGCGAGAGACCGCAACTCTATTGCGCGATCGCCGAGTGGGACGGCGATCCGGTCGGCTTCGCGGTGTGGTTTGCGAATTTCTCCACATTCAGCGGCCGCCATGGCATCTATCTCGAAGATCTCTACGTGCGGCCGTCGCACCGGGGCAGGGGCCTCGGCAAGGCGCTGCTGGTCCATCTCGCCAAGGAATGCGTCGAGAACGGCTGGTCCCGCCTGCAATGGGCGGTGCTCGACTGGAACGCGCCGTCGATCGCGTTCTACAAATCGCTCGGCGCGGTCATGATGGAGGACTGGACGCTGTGCCGTGTCACCGGGCCGGCGCTGACGCGGCTTGCCGGGAGTGCGCCCTGA
- a CDS encoding dihydrofolate reductase — protein MEIVFVVAIAENGVIGAGNAMPWRMKSDMARFKALTIGKPVVMGRKTFESLPRPLRDRTNIVITRDAAYRANGAIVTTSAADAGAVALGDALRRSVTEIAVIGGAEIYRQWLDRADRLEVTEVHARPEGDTRFDIDNAEWDEVERIRHAAGPDDSADFSYVTYRRRRGH, from the coding sequence ATGGAGATCGTCTTCGTCGTCGCGATCGCGGAGAACGGCGTCATCGGCGCCGGCAACGCCATGCCGTGGCGCATGAAATCCGACATGGCGCGCTTCAAGGCGCTGACGATCGGCAAGCCCGTGGTCATGGGCCGCAAGACCTTCGAATCCTTGCCCCGGCCGCTGCGGGACCGCACCAACATCGTGATCACGCGCGATGCGGCCTATCGCGCCAACGGCGCCATTGTCACGACATCGGCCGCCGATGCCGGCGCGGTTGCGCTTGGCGACGCCCTGCGGCGTTCGGTCACCGAGATCGCGGTGATCGGCGGCGCCGAGATCTATCGGCAATGGCTCGATCGCGCCGATCGCCTCGAAGTCACCGAAGTGCACGCGCGCCCCGAAGGCGACACGCGTTTCGACATCGACAATGCGGAATGGGACGAGGTTGAACGTATCCGCCATGCTGCCGGCCCCGACGACAGCGCCGACTTCTCCTATGTGACATATCGTCGGCGGCGCGGCCATTAA
- the hflK gene encoding FtsH protease activity modulator HflK has translation MPWKNQGGGPWGSGPKGPWGSGPQPVGPRPPDLEDLLRRGQDRLQQIMPGGYFSGIGITLIVLLIVAFWLLSGFFRVQSEELGVVLRFGKHVRTVQPGLNYHLPYPIETVLLPKALRVNTISIGMTLIDDPARRGRSIRDVPEESLMLTGDENIVDVDFTVLWRIKPDGVGDFLFNIQNPEGTVKAVSESAMREVIGRSQIQPILTGARNVTEQGVQELIQKTLDSYGAGIQVSQVQMQKVDPPAQVIDAFRDVQAARANLEQLQNEAQTYANQVVPQARGRSAQIMQAAEGYKEQAVAEAKGQSARFLKVYEEYKKAPDVTRERIYLETMERVLGGADKLVYDGGPSGQGIVPYLPLGELTTKRPPTTGPQSSGGSR, from the coding sequence ATGCCGTGGAAGAATCAGGGCGGTGGCCCATGGGGCTCGGGTCCGAAGGGACCATGGGGCTCAGGCCCGCAACCGGTCGGGCCGAGGCCGCCGGATCTGGAAGACCTTCTGCGGCGCGGCCAGGACCGCCTCCAGCAGATCATGCCGGGCGGCTATTTCTCCGGCATCGGCATCACGCTGATCGTGCTGCTGATCGTCGCGTTCTGGCTGCTGTCGGGCTTCTTCCGCGTGCAGTCCGAAGAGCTCGGCGTCGTGCTGCGCTTCGGCAAGCATGTTCGCACCGTGCAGCCGGGCCTGAACTATCATCTGCCCTATCCGATCGAGACAGTGCTGCTGCCCAAGGCGCTGCGCGTCAACACCATCTCCATCGGCATGACGCTGATCGACGATCCGGCGCGGCGCGGCCGCTCCATTCGTGACGTGCCGGAAGAGAGCCTGATGCTGACCGGCGACGAGAACATCGTCGACGTCGACTTCACCGTGCTCTGGCGCATCAAGCCGGATGGCGTCGGCGACTTCCTCTTCAACATCCAGAATCCCGAAGGCACCGTGAAGGCGGTCTCCGAGAGCGCGATGCGCGAGGTGATCGGCCGCTCGCAGATCCAGCCGATCCTCACCGGCGCGCGCAACGTCACCGAGCAGGGCGTGCAGGAGCTGATCCAGAAGACTCTGGACAGCTACGGCGCCGGCATTCAGGTCAGCCAGGTGCAGATGCAGAAGGTCGATCCGCCGGCGCAGGTGATCGACGCCTTCCGCGACGTCCAGGCGGCGCGCGCCAATCTCGAGCAGTTGCAGAACGAGGCACAGACCTACGCCAACCAGGTGGTGCCGCAGGCGCGCGGACGCTCGGCGCAGATCATGCAAGCCGCCGAAGGTTACAAGGAGCAGGCGGTTGCCGAGGCCAAGGGCCAGAGCGCGCGCTTCCTGAAGGTGTACGAGGAATACAAGAAGGCGCCCGACGTGACGCGTGAACGGATCTATCTGGAGACGATGGAGCGCGTGCTCGGCGGCGCGGACAAGCTGGTCTATGACGGCGGGCCCTCGGGCCAGGGCATCGTGCCCTATCTGCCGCTCGGCGAACTGACGACCAAGCGGCCGCCTACCACCGGTCCGCAGTCGAGCGGAGGTAGCCGATGA
- the hflC gene encoding protease modulator HflC has protein sequence MRSPVTGIVTLLGLLLVVIVGYMSLFTVQQTEQTIVLQFGRPVDVVTAPGLHFKAPWNSVINIDKRILDLENPSQEAIASDQKRLVVDAFARYRIKDALRFYQSVGSIQAANIQLTTLLNAALRRVLGEVTFINVVRDDREKLMQRIRDQLDREADGYGIQVVDVRIRRADLPEQNSQAVYQRMKTEREREAAEFRAQGGQKAQEIKSKADREATVIVAEANSQAEQTRGAGDAERNRLFAEAYSKDADFFAFYRSMTAYENGLKSNDTRFLLRPDSDFFRYFSNPSGKTATETPAKP, from the coding sequence ATGAGGTCCCCGGTCACAGGTATCGTCACGCTGCTTGGGCTCCTGCTCGTCGTGATCGTCGGCTACATGTCGCTATTCACGGTGCAGCAGACCGAGCAGACCATCGTGCTGCAGTTCGGCCGGCCCGTCGACGTCGTCACCGCACCCGGCCTGCACTTCAAGGCGCCGTGGAATTCGGTGATCAACATCGACAAGCGGATTCTCGACCTGGAGAACCCGTCGCAGGAAGCGATCGCCTCCGATCAGAAGCGGCTCGTGGTTGACGCCTTCGCGCGCTACCGCATCAAGGATGCGCTGCGCTTCTATCAGAGCGTCGGCTCGATCCAGGCTGCCAACATCCAGCTCACCACGCTCCTGAACGCGGCGCTGCGCCGCGTGCTGGGCGAGGTCACCTTCATCAACGTGGTGCGCGACGATCGCGAGAAGCTGATGCAGCGCATCCGCGACCAGCTCGATCGCGAGGCCGACGGCTACGGCATCCAGGTCGTCGACGTCAGGATCCGCCGCGCCGACCTGCCGGAGCAGAACAGCCAGGCGGTCTATCAACGTATGAAGACGGAGCGCGAGCGCGAGGCGGCCGAGTTCCGCGCACAGGGCGGCCAGAAGGCCCAGGAGATCAAGTCCAAGGCCGATCGTGAGGCGACCGTCATCGTCGCGGAAGCGAATTCGCAGGCCGAGCAGACCCGGGGTGCGGGCGATGCCGAGCGCAACCGCCTGTTCGCCGAAGCCTACAGCAAGGATGCCGACTTCTTCGCCTTCTACCGGTCGATGACGGCCTACGAGAACGGGCTGAAGTCGAACGACACCCGCTTCCTGCTGCGGCCGGACTCGGATTTCTTCCGGTACTTCAGTAACCCGTCCGGCAAGACGGCGACCGAGACGCCGGCGAAGCCGTAA
- a CDS encoding DUF2065 domain-containing protein, with product MRSIAFADFLIGLGILFVLEGLMFAASPNWMRKAMKSAIATPDNILRAVGIGSAVVGLVLIWVMRRPI from the coding sequence ATGAGGTCCATTGCGTTCGCCGACTTCCTCATCGGCTTGGGCATCCTGTTCGTGCTGGAAGGCTTGATGTTCGCGGCAAGTCCTAACTGGATGCGCAAGGCCATGAAGAGCGCCATCGCCACGCCGGACAACATCCTGCGGGCGGTCGGGATCGGTTCGGCCGTCGTCGGCCTGGTCCTGATCTGGGTTATGCGGCGCCCCATTTAG
- a CDS encoding Do family serine endopeptidase, with protein MTAATIAPSRSRLGVRIGLAALAVAAFSAFGTPVYARGPEGIADVAEKVIDAVVNISTSQTVEAKGGGSNAMPQLPPGSPFEEFFDDFFKNRKGPGGSSKGGERGDGGPPPRKTNSLGSGFIIDTSGVVVTNNHVIADADEINVILNDGTKIKAELVGVDKKTDLAVLKFKPTKPLVAVKFGDSDKLRLGDWVVAIGNPFSLGGTVTAGIVSAKNRDISSGPYDSYIQTDASINRGNSGGPLFNLDGDVIGVNTLIISPSGGSIGIGFAVPSKTVAGVVDQLRQFGELRRGWLGVRIQSVTDEIAESLNIKPARGALVAGVDDKGPAKPAGIEPGDVVVKFDGKDVKDPKDLSRVVADTAVGKEVDVIIIRKGKEETKKVTLGRLQDPEKVQAAVKTDEPAPEKLVTQKALGLDLAALNKDLRTRYKIKESVKGVVVTNVDANSDAAEKRLSAGDVIVEVAQEAVSSGADIQKRVDQLKKDGKKSVLLLVSNADGELRFVALSVQ; from the coding sequence ATGACCGCTGCCACCATTGCCCCGTCCCGCTCGCGACTTGGTGTGCGAATTGGGCTGGCCGCGCTCGCCGTCGCTGCTTTCAGCGCGTTCGGCACGCCGGTCTATGCGCGCGGACCGGAGGGCATCGCCGACGTCGCCGAGAAGGTGATCGACGCGGTCGTCAACATCTCGACCTCGCAGACCGTCGAAGCCAAGGGCGGCGGCAGCAACGCCATGCCGCAATTGCCGCCCGGCTCGCCCTTCGAGGAGTTCTTCGACGACTTCTTCAAGAACCGCAAAGGTCCGGGCGGCAGCAGCAAGGGTGGCGAGCGCGGAGACGGCGGCCCGCCGCCGCGCAAGACCAACTCGCTCGGAAGCGGCTTCATCATCGACACATCAGGCGTCGTCGTCACCAACAACCACGTCATCGCGGATGCCGACGAGATCAACGTCATCCTCAACGACGGTACCAAGATCAAGGCCGAGCTGGTCGGTGTCGACAAGAAGACCGACCTTGCGGTGCTGAAGTTCAAGCCGACCAAGCCGCTGGTCGCGGTGAAGTTCGGCGATAGCGACAAGCTGCGTCTCGGCGACTGGGTGGTCGCGATCGGCAACCCGTTCAGCCTGGGCGGCACGGTGACGGCCGGCATCGTCTCGGCCAAGAACCGCGACATCTCCTCGGGTCCCTATGACAGCTACATCCAGACCGACGCATCCATCAACCGCGGCAATTCCGGCGGTCCGCTGTTCAACCTCGATGGCGACGTCATCGGCGTCAACACGCTGATCATCTCGCCCTCCGGCGGCTCGATCGGCATCGGCTTCGCCGTGCCCTCGAAGACGGTCGCGGGCGTCGTCGACCAGCTCCGTCAGTTCGGCGAGCTGCGCCGCGGCTGGTTAGGGGTGCGGATCCAGAGTGTTACCGACGAGATCGCCGAAAGCCTCAACATCAAGCCGGCGCGCGGCGCGCTGGTTGCGGGCGTCGACGACAAGGGCCCGGCCAAGCCGGCCGGCATCGAGCCGGGCGACGTCGTCGTCAAGTTCGACGGCAAGGACGTCAAGGATCCGAAGGACCTGTCCCGCGTCGTCGCCGATACGGCGGTCGGCAAGGAAGTCGACGTCATCATCATCCGCAAGGGCAAGGAAGAAACCAAGAAGGTCACGCTCGGCCGTCTCCAGGATCCCGAGAAGGTGCAGGCCGCGGTGAAGACCGACGAGCCCGCGCCCGAGAAGCTGGTGACGCAGAAGGCGCTCGGCCTTGATCTTGCGGCGCTGAACAAGGATCTGCGCACTCGCTACAAGATCAAGGAGAGCGTCAAGGGCGTGGTCGTCACCAATGTCGACGCCAATTCTGACGCCGCCGAAAAGCGCCTCTCCGCCGGCGACGTCATCGTCGAGGTGGCGCAGGAGGCCGTCTCCAGCGGCGCCGACATCCAGAAGCGGGTCGACCAGCTCAAGAAGGACGGCAAGAAGTCGGTGCTGCTGCTGGTGTCGAACGCCGACGGCGAGCTGCGGTTCGTTGCGCTGAGCGTGCAGTAG
- the serB gene encoding phosphoserine phosphatase SerB produces the protein MSLVATLICNPDNPALDSTIVDGARAVLPQAAPAHWLFDGVAVDIPFGADSNLEGDRHAIEERLRELRGDLPVDIVVQPVGARRKKLFLADMDSTMIGQECIDELADLVGMKAHVAAITERAMRGEIEFEPALRERVALLKELPAGVVDEVLAKRITLTPGGRELVATMRAHGAYTCLVSGGFTLFTTAVAAKIGFQENRANELVVRDGKFTGEVKEPILGRAAKLATLVDLMESFDLDDIDSVVVGDGANDLAMIQAAGLGVAYHAKPAVAAAAAARIDHGDLTALLYAQGYRRDEFVEG, from the coding sequence ATGTCCCTCGTCGCCACGCTGATCTGCAATCCCGACAATCCCGCGCTCGACTCGACCATCGTCGATGGCGCCCGCGCCGTGCTGCCCCAGGCGGCGCCCGCCCACTGGCTGTTCGACGGGGTCGCGGTCGACATTCCCTTCGGCGCCGACAGTAACCTCGAAGGCGACCGTCACGCCATCGAGGAGCGGCTCCGTGAGCTTCGCGGCGACCTGCCCGTCGACATCGTCGTGCAGCCAGTCGGCGCCCGGCGCAAGAAGCTTTTTCTCGCCGACATGGATTCCACCATGATCGGCCAGGAATGCATCGACGAGCTCGCCGATCTCGTCGGGATGAAGGCCCACGTGGCCGCCATCACCGAACGCGCGATGCGCGGCGAGATCGAGTTCGAGCCGGCGCTGCGCGAGCGCGTGGCGCTGCTGAAGGAGCTGCCCGCCGGCGTGGTCGACGAGGTGCTGGCCAAGCGCATCACGCTGACCCCGGGCGGCCGCGAACTGGTCGCGACCATGCGCGCCCACGGCGCCTATACCTGCCTCGTCTCCGGCGGCTTCACGCTGTTCACGACCGCAGTCGCCGCCAAGATCGGCTTCCAGGAGAACCGCGCCAACGAGCTCGTCGTGCGCGACGGCAAGTTCACCGGCGAGGTGAAGGAGCCGATTCTGGGCCGCGCGGCAAAGCTCGCGACGCTGGTGGATCTGATGGAGTCGTTCGATCTCGACGACATCGACTCGGTCGTGGTCGGCGACGGCGCCAATGATCTCGCCATGATCCAGGCCGCGGGGCTCGGCGTCGCCTATCACGCCAAGCCGGCCGTGGCGGCTGCGGCTGCGGCCCGGATCGACCACGGCGATCTCACCGCGCTGCTGTATGCGCAGGGGTATCGGCGGGACGAGTTCGTGGAGGGGTAG
- the miaA gene encoding tRNA (adenosine(37)-N6)-dimethylallyltransferase MiaA, translating to MSEGQVSRSHVGKAVLIAGPTASGKSALALELALSTGGVVINADSMQVYRDLRIITARPTQSEEARAPHRLYGHIDAAVNFSAGAWVSDAAKALDEAKAEGRLPIFIGGTGLYFKTLTAGLSVVPPIPAEIREDVRARLERNGAEALHAELARRDPSAAGRLNLRDRTRIARALEVVEATGRSLLDWHREGQPPLLPKDSFRAVFLAPERDELYARIDARFDAMLGAGALREVERLAARHLDPLLPAMKAHGVPALMRHLRGELSLEDAAGIGRADTRHYAKRQFTWFRHQLPEFEWVKPGEARGWLVAIVNAARDPA from the coding sequence GTGAGCGAGGGGCAAGTCAGCAGAAGCCATGTTGGCAAGGCCGTGCTTATCGCAGGCCCGACCGCCAGCGGCAAGTCGGCGCTGGCGCTGGAGCTTGCCCTCAGCACGGGCGGGGTCGTCATCAACGCCGATTCCATGCAGGTCTATCGCGACCTGCGGATCATCACGGCGCGCCCCACACAAAGCGAGGAAGCGCGCGCGCCGCATCGCCTGTACGGTCACATCGATGCAGCCGTGAATTTTTCGGCCGGCGCCTGGGTGAGTGATGCCGCCAAGGCGCTCGACGAGGCGAAAGCGGAAGGCCGTCTGCCGATCTTCATCGGCGGCACCGGGCTTTATTTCAAGACGCTGACGGCGGGGCTCTCCGTGGTGCCGCCAATTCCTGCCGAGATACGCGAGGACGTGCGCGCGCGGCTGGAACGCAACGGTGCGGAGGCGCTGCATGCGGAACTGGCGCGTCGTGATCCCAGTGCGGCCGGGCGATTGAACCTGCGTGACCGCACCCGGATCGCGCGCGCGCTCGAGGTGGTCGAGGCGACCGGCCGTTCGCTGCTCGACTGGCACCGGGAGGGCCAGCCGCCGCTGCTGCCGAAGGACAGTTTTCGCGCGGTGTTTCTCGCGCCCGAACGGGACGAGCTTTATGCCCGCATCGATGCCCGCTTCGACGCCATGCTGGGCGCCGGCGCGCTGAGGGAGGTCGAGCGGCTCGCCGCCAGGCATCTCGATCCGCTGCTGCCGGCGATGAAGGCTCATGGCGTGCCGGCCCTGATGCGGCATCTGCGCGGCGAGCTCAGCCTGGAGGACGCCGCAGGAATCGGCCGCGCCGACACCCGCCACTATGCCAAGCGGCAATTCACCTGGTTCCGGCACCAATTGCCTGAGTTCGAATGGGTGAAGCCCGGGGAGGCGAGGGGATGGCTCGTCGCCATCGTGAACGCGGCCCGCGACCCCGCCTGA
- a CDS encoding acetolactate synthase 3 large subunit — translation MSDKSHDPNQMTGAAMIVRALIDHGVTDIFGYPGGAVLPIYDEIFQQSEVQHILVRHEQGAGHAAEGYARSTGKPGVALVTSGPGATNMVTPLTDALMDSIPLVCISGQVPTHLIGNDAFQECDTVGITRPCTKHNWLVRDVNDLAKVLHEAFYVATTGRPGPVLVDVPKDVQFATGTYHPPRKSDVHRSYAPRVKGDATQIRKAVALLAHAKRPVIYSGGGVINSGPEATRLLRELVGVTGFPITSTLMGLGAYPASGKNWLGMLGMHGTYEANMTMHDCDVMLCVGARFDDRITGRVDAFSPGSKKIHIDIDPSSINKNIRVDVPIIGDCGNILGDILQVFKAEAKKPDIKAWWQQIAQWRARNSLYYKKSNDIILPQHAIQSLFEATRGKDTYITTEVGQHQMWAAQFFGFEEPHRWMTSGGLGTMGYGLPAAVGVQVAHPDSLVIDIAGDASVQMTMQEMSTAVQYELPIKIFILNNQYMGMVRQWQQLLHGNRLSHSYSEAMPDFVKLAEAYGGVGFQVHKPGDLDGAIQEMISVKRPVLFDCRVASLENCFPMIPSGKAHNEMLLPEQANDEATAKAFAGGKALV, via the coding sequence ATGAGCGACAAGAGCCACGATCCGAACCAGATGACCGGCGCCGCGATGATCGTCCGCGCGCTCATCGATCACGGCGTGACCGACATTTTCGGCTATCCCGGCGGCGCGGTGCTTCCGATCTACGACGAGATCTTCCAGCAGAGCGAGGTCCAGCACATCCTGGTCCGTCACGAGCAGGGCGCGGGCCATGCCGCCGAAGGTTACGCGCGCTCGACCGGCAAGCCGGGCGTTGCGCTGGTGACCTCCGGCCCCGGCGCCACCAACATGGTGACGCCGCTCACCGACGCGCTGATGGACTCGATCCCGCTGGTCTGCATCTCCGGCCAGGTGCCGACCCATCTGATCGGCAACGACGCGTTCCAGGAATGCGACACCGTCGGCATCACGCGTCCCTGCACCAAGCACAATTGGCTGGTGCGCGACGTCAACGATCTCGCCAAGGTGCTGCACGAGGCGTTCTACGTTGCGACCACGGGCCGTCCCGGCCCCGTCTTGGTCGACGTTCCCAAGGACGTGCAGTTCGCGACCGGCACCTATCATCCGCCGCGCAAATCCGACGTGCACCGCTCCTACGCGCCGCGCGTCAAGGGCGATGCGACCCAGATCCGCAAGGCCGTGGCGCTGCTCGCCCATGCCAAGCGCCCCGTGATCTACAGCGGCGGCGGCGTCATCAATTCCGGCCCCGAGGCGACCAGGCTGCTGCGCGAGCTGGTCGGGGTCACCGGCTTTCCGATCACCTCGACGCTGATGGGTCTCGGCGCATACCCTGCGTCGGGCAAGAACTGGCTCGGCATGCTCGGCATGCACGGCACCTACGAAGCCAACATGACGATGCATGATTGCGACGTCATGCTGTGCGTCGGCGCGCGTTTCGACGACCGCATCACCGGCCGCGTCGACGCGTTCTCGCCGGGCTCGAAGAAGATCCACATCGACATCGACCCGTCCTCGATCAACAAGAACATCCGCGTCGACGTGCCGATCATCGGCGATTGCGGCAACATCCTCGGCGACATCCTCCAGGTGTTCAAGGCGGAGGCGAAGAAGCCCGACATCAAGGCGTGGTGGCAGCAGATCGCGCAGTGGCGCGCCCGCAACTCGCTCTATTACAAGAAGAGCAACGACATCATCCTGCCGCAGCACGCGATCCAGAGCCTGTTCGAGGCGACGCGCGGCAAGGATACCTACATCACGACGGAAGTGGGCCAGCACCAGATGTGGGCGGCGCAGTTCTTCGGCTTCGAGGAGCCGCATCGCTGGATGACGTCGGGCGGTCTCGGCACCATGGGCTACGGCCTGCCGGCCGCGGTCGGCGTGCAGGTCGCTCATCCCGACAGCCTGGTCATCGACATTGCGGGCGATGCCTCGGTGCAGATGACGATGCAGGAGATGTCGACGGCGGTTCAGTACGAGCTGCCGATCAAGATCTTCATCCTGAACAACCAGTACATGGGCATGGTGCGGCAGTGGCAGCAGCTCCTCCATGGCAACCGGCTGTCGCATTCCTACTCGGAGGCGATGCCGGACTTCGTCAAGCTCGCGGAAGCTTACGGCGGCGTCGGATTCCAGGTGCACAAGCCCGGCGATCTCGACGGTGCCATCCAGGAGATGATCTCGGTCAAGCGCCCGGTGCTGTTCGACTGCCGCGTCGCGTCGCTGGAAAACTGCTTCCCGATGATTCCGTCCGGCAAGGCGCACAACGAGATGCTGTTGCCGGAGCAGGCCAACGACGAGGCCACCGCCAAGGCTTTCGCCGGCGGCAAGGCGCTGGTGTGA